In Candidatus Poribacteria bacterium, the following proteins share a genomic window:
- a CDS encoding glycosyltransferase family 4 protein translates to MTHNSGYHLKPHHKFEREGRKYVADLETNDIIEINDVEWDILSRYGTQTDYQIVEALKKKYKVSSVFEGIKRLEWFGKRGQLLARIPESSGEFNASQPVRGELRLLVPFGFRDEESSIDYITTMNRYQLLSALTRKASLETLSFSQVRDGGIRSGNKRDLGKIRIRQITNDEDDTFVPVWYAREGYDGILLLSQLMENDLLYYQVPDIPIVHCIENSQKLQSSLLEPLLALYVAQKTNDSLVVKASWMKEWLSEFGIPGKHIHVIPDGINVVEPIDKGLAKQHTAAIFDRPMFAERPVVGLVSGFEPHLGAQWISAFARANRHLSIFVYDYVLAKHYRNLPENVVIFRADDEEMSAILPVFFQALDLIYFPAMPGTPLSVVLEAMAYGTPCIAMTKYGLPTEVKGAGVSIGLEWDNFGDFHVSMDQLSAAINQGLEPSKMRAEYERIAKGFAQKYTWQKAARNIIRLFEENRPLMTRSYPTDENLFRPIFCRRYSSETRKITSNVYRLGINRYEHLEKALAETLMEQHKSTEVASVFKHFKIESSVQRRGNLAFGRGTKF, encoded by the coding sequence ATGACCCATAACTCAGGCTATCACTTAAAACCCCACCATAAATTTGAACGAGAGGGACGCAAATATGTTGCTGACCTTGAAACCAATGACATCATTGAAATCAACGATGTAGAATGGGATATCCTGAGTCGCTATGGGACTCAGACGGATTATCAAATTGTTGAGGCTTTGAAAAAAAAGTATAAGGTGTCATCTGTTTTTGAAGGTATTAAACGATTGGAGTGGTTTGGTAAGCGAGGACAACTTTTAGCACGGATTCCCGAGTCATCTGGTGAGTTTAACGCTTCTCAACCTGTACGTGGAGAACTCAGATTGTTGGTTCCATTCGGTTTTAGGGATGAAGAATCATCGATTGATTACATCACGACTATGAATCGGTATCAACTTTTATCTGCCCTTACGCGTAAGGCATCGTTAGAAACACTATCTTTTTCGCAAGTCAGGGATGGTGGTATACGCTCCGGGAACAAGAGAGATTTAGGGAAGATTCGTATTCGGCAGATAACAAATGATGAGGACGATACCTTTGTGCCTGTATGGTATGCCAGAGAAGGCTACGACGGTATTTTACTGCTTTCTCAATTAATGGAGAATGACCTGTTATACTATCAGGTCCCAGATATTCCAATTGTTCACTGTATAGAAAACAGCCAGAAACTACAAAGTTCGCTGCTTGAACCACTCTTGGCTCTCTATGTGGCACAGAAAACGAATGATAGTTTGGTTGTCAAAGCATCATGGATGAAGGAATGGCTGAGCGAGTTTGGTATTCCGGGAAAGCATATCCATGTGATTCCGGACGGTATCAACGTTGTTGAACCGATTGATAAAGGGTTAGCAAAGCAACACACCGCTGCTATTTTTGATAGACCGATGTTTGCCGAGCGCCCAGTTGTTGGATTGGTTTCTGGATTTGAGCCGCATCTTGGTGCACAGTGGATTTCTGCATTTGCGCGAGCCAACCGACATCTCTCGATTTTTGTTTATGATTACGTATTGGCAAAGCACTATAGGAATCTACCGGAGAATGTGGTGATTTTCAGGGCAGATGATGAGGAGATGTCTGCAATTTTACCGGTTTTCTTTCAGGCACTGGATCTGATCTATTTTCCTGCGATGCCGGGTACACCGCTTTCAGTGGTTTTGGAGGCAATGGCTTATGGAACGCCGTGTATCGCCATGACGAAATACGGTCTCCCCACAGAAGTAAAAGGAGCAGGGGTGAGTATCGGATTGGAATGGGATAATTTTGGTGATTTTCACGTATCCATGGACCAACTTTCGGCAGCGATCAATCAAGGGTTGGAGCCTTCTAAGATGCGCGCTGAATATGAACGGATTGCGAAAGGTTTCGCTCAGAAATACACTTGGCAGAAGGCAGCAAGAAATATTATCCGATTGTTTGAGGAGAACCGTCCGTTGATGACCAGGAGTTATCCAACCGATGAAAATTTGTTCCGTCCTATTTTCTGTCGTCGCTATAGTTCTGAGACGCGTAAAATAACATCCAATGTGTATAGATTGGGGATTAACAGGTATGAACATCTCGAAAAGGCTTTAGCAGAGACACTCATGGAACAGCACAAATCCACTGAAGTCGCGTCGGTTTTCAAGCATTTCAAGATAGAAAGTTCTGTTCAACGACGGGGCAACTTGGCATTTGGAAGAGGGACTAAATTTTGA
- a CDS encoding glycosyltransferase family 4 protein, whose protein sequence is MQFMFAYFFQIMHPILQNVVSLILRAQLQTTKRLEKKVFDFPRILHPLYLFEKDAVFYAADLEKASIIELSAVMFDILKLAEERTNEEIVQVLKTTYAEDEIYEAFETFAEFEKEGLLFNRGKNLEEIVSVGTDRRKLLVAIPGINVDSYFDIETLYAGTNMALSYMFEHLTKYVDLHFAGNQNRKLADNVYEVDIRVSDFGRLSRRLNETYFGILTLHHDQETWLLPLYEHVELPPILVQCHAPRGHGGKAINSILRHYAAMRDFDAFTAPSDYVREFYSDYVWDSSFFNTLPNGVDSALFRPMNKQKAKQELAEQVGDERIVTTPTVGYLSRVQSEKGASIYLKLAELNPHLLFLIAGPNLGRYQSRELPDNLVYAGFHPREKLPMVYNAFDVYCFLSMSGEETFGLTVLEAMACGVPPIVPNFDGVPSVVGNTGLIADAENFEEDIATVVSYPSPLDFSEKINVLLNDEEMRQELSQKARERAASFTWDKTARRIIKCFERLHEKRRLVSPNRLLNMFVPTPSEAAYGLEAEGLAHQGSEWLKYKSIVLGMDQHYERCLIRDTAYSMHVEDGLALSILKNHTVREAEAVLAAVVEDEERAKATLKRVHGLIQATA, encoded by the coding sequence ATGCAGTTTATGTTCGCATATTTTTTTCAAATTATGCACCCCATACTACAAAATGTGGTGTCCTTAATTTTAAGAGCGCAATTACAAACAACGAAAAGATTGGAGAAAAAAGTGTTTGATTTCCCAAGAATTTTACACCCGCTTTACCTCTTTGAAAAGGATGCAGTATTTTATGCTGCAGACCTTGAAAAAGCGAGCATTATCGAACTCTCCGCCGTAATGTTCGACATCTTGAAACTGGCGGAAGAGCGGACAAACGAAGAAATTGTCCAGGTCCTGAAAACCACTTATGCAGAGGACGAGATTTATGAGGCGTTTGAAACATTTGCAGAATTTGAAAAGGAAGGGTTACTCTTCAATCGCGGTAAAAATCTCGAGGAGATCGTCTCAGTAGGAACGGATCGGCGGAAGTTGCTTGTTGCCATACCGGGTATCAATGTTGACTCGTATTTTGATATCGAAACGTTGTATGCGGGGACGAACATGGCGCTGTCTTACATGTTTGAACATCTCACCAAATACGTAGATCTTCACTTTGCAGGCAACCAGAATCGGAAGTTAGCCGATAACGTCTATGAAGTTGATATCAGGGTGTCTGACTTCGGTAGACTCAGTCGAAGGCTCAACGAAACCTATTTCGGTATTCTTACCTTACATCACGACCAGGAAACATGGCTGCTACCCCTTTACGAGCATGTAGAACTCCCGCCGATCTTAGTTCAGTGTCATGCCCCCCGTGGACATGGGGGAAAAGCGATAAACTCTATATTGCGGCATTACGCGGCGATGCGAGATTTTGATGCTTTCACGGCGCCATCGGATTATGTCCGGGAGTTCTATTCGGATTATGTATGGGATTCGAGTTTCTTTAATACACTTCCTAACGGTGTAGATTCGGCGTTGTTTCGTCCGATGAATAAACAAAAAGCCAAGCAAGAGTTGGCTGAACAGGTTGGAGACGAACGCATTGTAACAACGCCAACTGTTGGCTACCTTTCACGGGTGCAGTCAGAAAAAGGGGCATCTATCTACTTAAAACTCGCTGAATTGAATCCGCATTTGTTGTTTTTGATTGCGGGTCCGAACCTTGGAAGGTATCAATCGAGGGAACTCCCTGATAATCTCGTCTACGCCGGATTCCATCCTCGTGAGAAGTTGCCGATGGTCTATAACGCATTTGACGTCTATTGTTTCCTTTCAATGTCAGGTGAGGAAACCTTTGGATTGACAGTCCTTGAAGCGATGGCGTGTGGCGTTCCCCCGATCGTTCCCAATTTTGATGGTGTGCCATCGGTTGTTGGAAATACGGGTCTGATCGCCGATGCCGAGAATTTTGAAGAAGATATAGCGACGGTTGTCAGTTACCCTTCACCCTTAGATTTTTCGGAGAAGATTAACGTGCTGCTGAATGATGAGGAAATGCGACAGGAACTTTCCCAGAAGGCAAGAGAACGGGCAGCGTCCTTCACTTGGGACAAGACGGCGCGACGGATTATAAAGTGCTTTGAGAGACTCCACGAAAAGAGACGGCTTGTCAGTCCAAACAGACTTTTAAATATGTTTGTACCGACACCGTCAGAAGCAGCTTATGGTTTAGAAGCGGAAGGATTAGCACATCAAGGCAGTGAGTGGTTGAAATACAAATCGATTGTATTGGGGATGGATCAACATTATGAGCGCTGTCTCATAAGGGATACAGCCTATTCCATGCATGTTGAGGATGGTCTTGCGTTAAGCATTTTGAAGAATCACACTGTGAGGGAAGCCGAGGCGGTCCTTGCTGCGGTGGTTGAGGATGAGGAACGAGCAAAGGCGACACTTAAAAGGGTTCACGGCTTAATACAGGCGACTGCCTAA
- a CDS encoding FtsX-like permease family protein: MWRSEMRVVEAISISIAALRSNKLRSLLTMLGIIIGVASVLAMIAIGDGAQEIVRQDIQKLGGANQFIIYQQRFKRVNNRWIPSRSSEYLKYEDVLAMEAECPSLKAVAPQVWNWSGVLIQAPGGAETRAGWNGVDANYKTAMEWDLKEGRFITDEDVENGAKICVLGNEIAIALFGDKSPLGQEVKIARHNEYYSWRHRKKGMRFTERFKVVGTLMPRGRSLRFGWSFDNFAFIPISTVQERFTGNDRIKYISIYAHTVEDIPKAIEEVKTVIRKRHKNQDDFISIWEMRAGMVQLDKIGRIIKITLGSIAGFSLLVGGIGIMNMMFVAVNERTREIGLRKALGAKPLDILLQFLIESVMICGVGSAIGIVLGIFAGEGMAILAVKIVKIVPEWPAVISLQWLLISVSFSVVIGISFGLYPAIKASSFPPIEALRAE, encoded by the coding sequence ATGTGGAGGAGTGAAATGCGCGTAGTTGAGGCGATATCAATCAGTATTGCGGCACTTCGTTCAAATAAACTACGTTCTCTGCTGACGATGCTGGGGATTATCATCGGCGTTGCTTCGGTACTGGCAATGATAGCGATTGGTGACGGTGCCCAGGAAATTGTCCGACAAGACATACAGAAACTCGGCGGTGCGAATCAGTTCATTATATACCAGCAGCGGTTCAAACGCGTGAATAACCGCTGGATCCCTAGCCGTAGCAGCGAATATCTAAAATATGAAGATGTGTTGGCAATGGAGGCAGAATGTCCTTCCCTCAAGGCTGTCGCGCCTCAGGTCTGGAATTGGTCAGGGGTATTGATTCAAGCACCAGGAGGTGCTGAAACTCGTGCGGGCTGGAACGGTGTAGATGCTAACTATAAAACTGCAATGGAGTGGGACCTTAAAGAGGGGCGTTTTATCACAGATGAAGATGTAGAGAACGGAGCGAAAATCTGCGTATTAGGCAATGAGATTGCTATTGCCTTATTCGGTGATAAATCGCCCTTGGGACAAGAAGTTAAAATCGCACGACATAACGAGTATTACAGTTGGAGACACCGAAAAAAAGGAATGCGATTCACAGAACGATTCAAAGTCGTCGGAACACTGATGCCGAGAGGTAGAAGTCTGCGATTCGGCTGGAGTTTCGATAACTTTGCCTTTATCCCCATATCAACCGTTCAAGAACGTTTCACTGGTAATGATCGTATTAAGTATATCTCGATCTATGCACATACCGTTGAGGATATTCCGAAAGCAATTGAAGAGGTGAAAACAGTCATCAGAAAAAGACACAAAAATCAAGACGATTTCATCTCGATTTGGGAGATGCGAGCGGGTATGGTACAATTAGATAAAATCGGTAGGATAATAAAAATAACTCTGGGGAGCATCGCCGGGTTCTCACTGCTCGTTGGAGGCATCGGTATTATGAATATGATGTTTGTTGCTGTCAACGAGCGCACCCGTGAAATCGGATTACGAAAGGCACTTGGTGCTAAACCTCTTGATATCCTACTCCAGTTTTTAATAGAGTCAGTTATGATATGTGGTGTAGGTAGCGCAATCGGTATTGTATTAGGCATCTTTGCTGGCGAAGGCATGGCAATACTTGCCGTCAAAATTGTCAAAATCGTCCCTGAATGGCCCGCCGTTATATCCTTACAATGGCTGCTGATTTCAGTCTCATTCTCAGTGGTAATCGGTATTTCGTTTGGGCTGTATCCCGCGATAAAAGCATCATCGTTCCCCCCTATTGAAGCACTCCGCGCAGAATAG
- a CDS encoding methyltransferase domain-containing protein has product MNYPEFEISFETRFQTHTNLYPHAVEYHRARFGQTIQYLLSSILEQTEDLIQRSETSWAHTEEIVSDILHSGEVSIEQLFALEIPTELTADRDFEAVTTKLYETKYYPISEHLNYISFPPALERKAFIGKHLDRFEEKSEFCDLGFGPGVLTAFILQQNTSWQVDGVDISHYCLHHAQRLLTKRGVLGRGKLSVGDVRTLPYPDDTFDVVVAIEVLEHIPDPETGLSEAMRVLKPGGYAITALPVQLPLMMHLYDFDTPDEVLALYEKVGLEVIDFETKEFQRQTGAFVDTFALSIKP; this is encoded by the coding sequence ATGAACTATCCTGAATTTGAAATCTCGTTTGAGACACGTTTTCAAACACACACAAACTTGTATCCACACGCTGTGGAATACCATCGCGCCCGTTTTGGTCAGACGATTCAGTATCTGTTGTCTTCTATTTTAGAACAGACGGAGGACTTAATCCAACGATCCGAAACGAGTTGGGCACACACTGAAGAAATTGTCAGTGACATTCTCCACTCTGGTGAAGTCAGCATTGAACAACTTTTCGCGCTTGAGATTCCTACTGAACTCACAGCAGATAGGGACTTTGAAGCCGTAACAACGAAACTCTATGAAACGAAATATTATCCGATCAGCGAACATCTGAATTATATTTCTTTTCCGCCTGCTTTGGAACGAAAAGCGTTCATCGGTAAGCACTTAGATCGTTTTGAAGAGAAGTCAGAGTTCTGTGATCTCGGCTTCGGTCCTGGGGTGTTGACCGCGTTCATTCTACAGCAGAATACCTCGTGGCAAGTTGATGGTGTTGACATTAGTCACTACTGCCTCCATCATGCACAAAGACTCTTGACAAAGAGAGGAGTGCTGGGAAGGGGTAAGCTGTCGGTTGGAGATGTGAGAACCTTACCCTATCCTGACGACACTTTCGATGTGGTCGTCGCGATTGAAGTGCTTGAACATATCCCTGATCCAGAAACTGGATTGTCAGAAGCAATGCGTGTGCTGAAACCTGGTGGATACGCAATAACAGCACTGCCAGTGCAACTCCCTCTTATGATGCACCTCTACGATTTTGACACACCAGATGAAGTCTTAGCACTCTACGAAAAGGTTGGACTTGAGGTTATTGATTTTGAAACAAAGGAATTCCAACGTCAAACTGGGGCTTTCGTTGATACATTCGCGTTGAGTATAAAACCCTAA
- a CDS encoding glycosyltransferase family 4 protein produces MTLHAHYRLNRHRKFEQEGRKYVADLETNDIVQLNDVEWEILSRYGTQTQYQIVEALKQEYKVESIFDGIERLERLGQKGSLLSAIDGAAKRDTDSWKQKDGKPKLLVPFHFTNEKTSLDHTTNLNRYQLLTHLTQFADLETLTFSKAGEEDSKPQDFQGYGNIRIRDIETEKSSAFTPSWYAMNGYDGILLLSQFLTDDLLYYQLPGVPIVHCIEDVQKLQGSTLETLLNIYALQNANDTLIVRSSWVKDWLTEYGVPGEGVSVIPNGINVGEPIGKPLAKQYTATLFEKPMFSQQPVVGLISGFEPNFGAELVSAFAHANPHLAIFVYDSFLAEYYKNPPDNVVIFSANDEETRSVLPIFFQALDLVCFPAIPGTPLSLVLEAMADGTPCVALTKYGLPPEVEGAGTVVKSEWRGGGNFRVPMPELSNVVNQWLKPSHTRAECETAAKRLAQKFTWEKVAQETVRSIEEGHRKPSVNVSNRQRTLLPSVFCRRYNPGTGDTTSNVYRIGTNRYDCLETALVEMLAEHHTPTEVKTVFKHFRRETSAS; encoded by the coding sequence ATGACACTTCACGCTCACTACCGCCTGAACCGACACCGTAAATTTGAACAAGAGGGTCGGAAATATGTCGCAGATCTTGAAACGAATGATATCGTTCAACTCAACGATGTAGAATGGGAAATTCTAAGTCGCTATGGCACACAGACGCAATACCAAATCGTTGAGGCACTCAAGCAAGAATATAAAGTCGAGTCTATCTTCGACGGGATTGAACGTTTGGAACGGCTTGGACAGAAAGGCTCCCTTTTAAGCGCAATAGATGGAGCCGCGAAACGGGATACAGACAGTTGGAAACAGAAGGATGGGAAACCGAAATTGTTGGTGCCGTTCCACTTTACAAACGAGAAAACATCTCTGGACCATACAACAAATCTGAATCGCTATCAACTCCTGACGCACTTGACGCAATTCGCAGACTTGGAAACCCTTACTTTTTCCAAAGCAGGAGAAGAAGACTCAAAACCGCAGGACTTTCAAGGTTATGGGAATATCCGGATTCGGGATATAGAGACAGAAAAAAGCAGTGCTTTCACTCCATCTTGGTATGCAATGAATGGATACGATGGTATCCTACTCCTCTCTCAATTTTTGACAGATGATCTCTTATACTATCAGCTTCCCGGTGTGCCAATTGTTCACTGTATAGAAGATGTTCAGAAGTTACAAGGTTCAACACTTGAAACGCTTCTAAATATCTATGCCCTCCAAAACGCAAACGACACGCTAATCGTCAGATCTTCATGGGTAAAGGACTGGCTGACGGAATATGGTGTTCCGGGAGAGGGTGTCAGCGTTATTCCGAACGGTATCAACGTTGGTGAACCTATAGGCAAACCGCTGGCGAAGCAATATACCGCCACTCTCTTTGAAAAACCGATGTTTTCACAACAGCCCGTTGTAGGATTGATTTCTGGATTTGAACCCAACTTTGGGGCGGAACTGGTTTCTGCGTTCGCTCATGCCAATCCACATCTTGCGATTTTTGTCTACGATTCATTTTTAGCGGAATATTATAAAAATCCGCCAGACAATGTGGTAATTTTTAGTGCAAATGATGAGGAGACCCGTTCGGTTCTCCCTATTTTCTTTCAGGCACTTGATCTTGTCTGTTTCCCTGCGATTCCGGGAACACCACTTTCGTTGGTTTTAGAGGCGATGGCGGACGGCACACCATGTGTCGCTCTGACGAAATATGGACTGCCTCCAGAGGTCGAGGGTGCTGGTACTGTCGTGAAATCGGAATGGCGTGGAGGCGGTAATTTCCGCGTCCCGATGCCTGAGTTGTCCAACGTGGTAAATCAGTGGTTAAAACCTTCTCATACACGCGCCGAATGTGAAACCGCCGCAAAGCGTTTGGCGCAAAAATTCACTTGGGAAAAAGTAGCACAAGAAACTGTCCGGTCCATTGAAGAGGGTCATCGGAAACCAAGTGTGAATGTATCCAACAGGCAAAGAACTTTGCTCCCATCAGTTTTCTGCCGTCGATATAATCCAGGGACCGGAGACACGACATCTAACGTGTACCGAATTGGAACCAACAGATATGATTGTCTTGAAACCGCTTTGGTAGAAATGTTAGCGGAACATCATACCCCTACTGAAGTCAAGACAGTTTTTAAGCATTTCCGACGAGAAACTTCTGCTTCTTGA
- a CDS encoding glycosyltransferase family 4 protein, producing the protein MFDFPRVLHRFCLFEEDGVLYAADIEKARVVEISAVMVDILKLAEEQTSEEIVQTLNTSYPEDEILEAFERCAEFEGEGLLFNRGENLRETFAIEDKRRKLLVMIPNITTDSFFDIETLYAGTNMALSYMFEHLTKYVDLHFAGNQNRKLAANVYEVDIRVSDFGRLSRRLNEIYFGILTLHRDHETWLLPLYQHKELPPILVQCHAPRGHGGNALNSMLRHYAAMRDFDAFTAPSDYVREFYANYVWDTSFFNTLRNGVDSALFCPMEKETAKKELAEHVGDDRIVTTPTVGYLSRVQSEKGASVYLKLAELNPHLLFLIAGPHFGRYQLRELPDNLVYAGFHPREKLPMVYNAFDVYCFLSMSGEETFGLTVLEAMACGVPPIVPNFDGVPSVVGDAGLIADAENFDQDIGTLVSYPSPIDFSEKINRLLSDDGMRQTLSQKARKRALSFTWDKTARRIIQLFESLHKKRQLVSPNKLLNAFTPDIEVSNPKQHHLKYKSILLSMNKHYQCSLMGDALYSQRVEDGLVITLLRNHTAREAEALLAEFIEDEAEAKTILQRVRGLIQATA; encoded by the coding sequence GTGTTTGATTTCCCAAGAGTTTTACACCGATTCTGCCTCTTTGAGGAAGATGGTGTCCTTTATGCTGCAGATATCGAGAAAGCACGGGTCGTAGAGATTTCTGCCGTGATGGTTGACATCTTGAAACTGGCGGAAGAGCAGACGAGTGAAGAAATTGTTCAGACGTTGAATACCTCTTATCCAGAAGACGAGATTCTTGAGGCGTTTGAGAGATGTGCAGAATTTGAAGGGGAAGGTTTGCTATTCAATCGGGGTGAAAATCTCAGAGAAACTTTCGCTATAGAAGATAAACGGCGAAAGTTGCTTGTTATGATACCTAACATCACCACTGACTCGTTCTTTGATATTGAAACGCTATATGCCGGAACAAACATGGCACTGTCTTACATGTTTGAACATCTCACCAAATACGTAGATCTCCATTTTGCAGGCAACCAAAATCGGAAGTTGGCGGCTAACGTGTATGAAGTTGATATTAGGGTGTCTGACTTCGGTAGACTCAGCCGAAGGCTTAACGAAATCTATTTCGGCATTCTCACCTTACATCGCGACCACGAAACATGGCTCCTACCGCTCTATCAACACAAAGAACTGCCGCCTATTCTTGTACAATGCCATGCTCCCCGTGGACATGGTGGAAACGCACTCAATTCAATGTTGCGGCATTACGCAGCGATGCGGGATTTTGATGCTTTCACAGCGCCATCGGATTATGTCCGTGAGTTCTATGCAAATTACGTCTGGGATACGAGTTTCTTTAACACACTCCGCAACGGTGTAGATTCCGCTCTGTTCTGTCCGATGGAGAAAGAAACAGCAAAAAAGGAACTTGCCGAACATGTAGGAGACGACCGAATCGTGACGACTCCCACAGTCGGCTATCTCTCGCGAGTGCAATCAGAAAAAGGGGCTTCTGTCTACTTGAAACTTGCTGAGTTGAATCCGCACCTGTTGTTTTTAATTGCGGGACCACACTTCGGAAGGTATCAATTGCGGGAACTCCCTGATAATCTCGTCTATGCTGGATTCCATCCGCGCGAGAAGTTGCCGATGGTCTATAACGCATTTGACGTCTACTGTTTCCTTTCAATGTCAGGTGAGGAAACCTTTGGATTGACGGTTCTTGAAGCGATGGCGTGTGGCGTTCCACCGATCGTTCCCAATTTTGACGGCGTGCCTTCAGTCGTCGGGGATGCAGGATTAATCGCCGATGCTGAGAATTTCGATCAAGATATAGGGACTCTTGTGAGTTACCCGTCCCCGATAGATTTTTCGGAGAAGATTAACCGACTATTGAGCGACGATGGCATGCGGCAAACACTGTCCCAAAAAGCGAGAAAACGCGCATTATCGTTCACTTGGGATAAAACCGCACGACGTATCATCCAACTCTTTGAATCACTTCACAAAAAAAGGCAACTTGTGAGTCCAAATAAACTCTTGAATGCCTTCACACCTGACATTGAAGTATCAAATCCGAAGCAACATCATCTCAAATACAAGTCTATCCTGTTGAGTATGAACAAGCACTACCAGTGTTCTCTAATGGGAGATGCCCTCTATTCCCAGCGTGTTGAAGACGGGCTTGTGATAACGCTTTTGAGAAACCATACAGCAAGGGAAGCAGAGGCACTTCTTGCTGAATTCATTGAAGATGAAGCAGAGGCGAAAACAATTCTTCAAAGGGTTCGTGGCTTAATCCAGGCAACCGCTTAA
- a CDS encoding phosphomannomutase/phosphoglucomutase — translation MRTLPKRRLSMNRDIFRAYDIRGVFGVDFQPTDFYQIARAFANRFQPKIVALGHDVRESSPQLWQQVAEGLVDSGVEVLNLGQISTDMLYFAVVHYQTDGGIIVSASHNPAEYNGMKLVRRHAAPLSADTGLFDIRDTLKNGILSRKQKTHGRAIPEPIPFLNVYMKHLLAFTNLPQFSSKRIVINANSGLAGQIAERLLAETPIQICERLFTQPDGTFSKIPAGRPDPLRPENRELTTQAVKRTKADLAVAWDADADRCFFFDEDGAFVEGCYITALLAEKLLQEKGEQTVIFDPRAVWAVENAVVSANGTPLLNKCGHSFIKTRMQETGALFAGEASGHYYFKDNFYTDNGMIPLLLILEYLSANRTSLAESVDRFRSAYPVSGEINFSFETERHMRDAMEGVQQTLYALGNHPCIEMSVDGLSVRFHTGFRLPAANGRGQGNWRFNLRKSNTEPLLRLNVESIGSEDLLIEQTVRISEKLQRLGGCRETRFRWEKE, via the coding sequence ATGAGAACACTTCCAAAACGGAGACTTTCAATGAATCGTGACATATTTAGGGCATATGATATTCGTGGCGTTTTCGGTGTTGACTTTCAACCGACAGATTTTTATCAAATCGCCCGCGCCTTCGCAAATCGCTTCCAACCCAAAATTGTTGCCCTCGGACACGATGTCCGCGAAAGTTCACCACAACTCTGGCAGCAGGTTGCTGAAGGACTTGTAGACTCGGGTGTTGAAGTCCTCAACCTTGGTCAGATTTCGACCGATATGCTCTATTTCGCTGTCGTGCATTACCAAACAGATGGTGGCATCATCGTTTCAGCCTCTCACAACCCAGCTGAATATAACGGTATGAAACTCGTCCGCCGGCATGCCGCACCACTATCCGCCGATACCGGTCTCTTTGATATCCGCGATACCCTCAAAAACGGCATCCTATCTCGGAAACAAAAAACACACGGTCGCGCAATCCCTGAACCTATTCCATTCCTGAATGTCTATATGAAGCACCTTCTCGCATTCACAAACTTGCCTCAGTTCTCCAGCAAGCGGATTGTCATCAATGCCAACAGTGGGCTTGCTGGACAGATTGCCGAACGTCTGTTAGCAGAGACACCCATCCAGATATGTGAGCGATTATTTACCCAACCCGATGGCACATTCTCCAAGATTCCCGCCGGCAGACCTGACCCCTTGAGACCCGAAAATCGGGAATTAACCACACAGGCGGTTAAACGAACAAAAGCAGATTTGGCGGTCGCATGGGACGCAGATGCCGACAGATGTTTCTTCTTTGATGAAGACGGGGCGTTTGTCGAGGGGTGCTACATTACAGCGTTGCTTGCCGAAAAACTCCTTCAAGAGAAAGGAGAACAGACTGTCATCTTTGATCCAAGAGCCGTCTGGGCAGTAGAGAACGCTGTGGTTTCTGCGAATGGCACACCGCTTCTCAACAAGTGTGGACACTCGTTTATCAAAACCCGCATGCAGGAGACCGGCGCACTCTTCGCGGGGGAAGCAAGCGGACACTATTACTTCAAAGACAATTTCTATACGGATAACGGGATGATTCCCTTATTACTCATCCTTGAATATCTCAGCGCAAACCGGACATCACTCGCTGAATCTGTTGATCGTTTCCGATCGGCATATCCTGTTTCAGGTGAAATTAACTTCTCCTTTGAAACCGAGCGGCACATGCGAGATGCTATGGAGGGCGTTCAACAGACACTATACGCTTTGGGGAATCACCCTTGTATTGAAATGTCAGTTGATGGTTTGTCGGTCAGATTTCACACAGGTTTCCGTCTACCTGCTGCTAATGGTCGTGGTCAGGGGAATTGGCGGTTTAATCTGCGGAAATCGAACACGGAACCCTTGTTGAGGCTCAATGTTGAATCTATCGGGAGCGAGGATCTCCTGATTGAACAAACGGTGAGGATTAGTGAAAAACTTCAGCGTCTCGGAGGTTGCAGAGAAACGCGGTTTCGCTGGGAAAAGGAATAG